Proteins encoded by one window of Serratia nevei:
- a CDS encoding cytochrome c yields MKKRLAVLILLVAIVVIALLWWRENRRYDGPVQQVSAGAEQIARGRYLAQAADCAACHTASGGAPLAGGYPLETPFGTIYGSNLTPSADHGIGRWTKDDFFLALTQGVAPGGRHLYPAMPYTSYKGMSRQDADDIYAYLMTRPAVDVAIPANEMPFPFNQRMALIGWNLLFRSQDPLPASSQGSSPQWQRGRYLADVLGHCGECHTPRGALGQMDLAKPMQGGDLGRFMAPDITPHGLAQRGWTPQDVSRFLSTGLAPQGSAFSEMHMVVDLSTRHLTPEDHQALALYLMGEQPPAAVPVKMGQGSDAGRMAYLDQCAGCHAREGEGKPHVAPAMRDNATLRQADGKNLIVSVLDGLPAQQFPNDESMQSMPGFGERLSDAEVAELVNYLRVTWGGLPADITAEQVKALRK; encoded by the coding sequence ATGAAAAAACGTCTCGCAGTATTGATTTTGCTGGTGGCGATCGTGGTGATTGCGCTGCTGTGGTGGCGGGAAAACCGCCGTTACGACGGCCCGGTGCAGCAGGTGAGCGCCGGCGCCGAACAGATCGCCCGCGGCCGCTATCTGGCGCAGGCCGCCGACTGCGCCGCCTGCCATACCGCCAGCGGCGGGGCGCCGTTGGCCGGCGGCTATCCGCTGGAAACGCCGTTCGGCACGATTTACGGCAGCAATCTGACGCCGTCGGCCGACCACGGCATCGGGCGCTGGACCAAGGACGACTTCTTCCTGGCGCTGACGCAGGGCGTGGCGCCGGGCGGGCGACACCTGTACCCGGCGATGCCTTACACCTCGTACAAGGGCATGTCGCGTCAGGATGCCGACGACATCTACGCTTACCTGATGACGCGCCCGGCGGTGGACGTGGCCATTCCGGCCAACGAGATGCCGTTCCCGTTCAACCAGCGCATGGCGCTGATCGGCTGGAACCTGCTGTTCCGCAGCCAGGATCCGCTGCCGGCCAGTTCGCAGGGCAGTTCGCCGCAATGGCAGCGCGGCCGCTATCTGGCCGACGTGCTGGGGCACTGTGGCGAATGCCACACGCCGCGCGGCGCGCTGGGGCAGATGGATCTCGCTAAGCCGATGCAGGGCGGCGATCTCGGCCGCTTCATGGCGCCGGACATTACGCCGCACGGCCTGGCGCAGCGCGGCTGGACGCCGCAGGACGTCAGCCGCTTCCTCAGCACCGGCCTCGCGCCGCAGGGTTCCGCCTTCAGCGAGATGCACATGGTGGTGGATCTCAGCACCCGTCATTTAACGCCGGAAGACCACCAGGCGCTGGCGCTGTATCTGATGGGCGAGCAGCCGCCGGCGGCGGTGCCGGTGAAAATGGGCCAGGGCAGCGATGCCGGGCGCATGGCCTATTTGGATCAGTGCGCCGGGTGTCACGCGCGTGAAGGCGAGGGCAAACCGCACGTCGCACCGGCGATGCGCGATAATGCCACACTGCGCCAGGCAGACGGCAAGAACCTGATCGTGTCGGTGCTGGACGGCCTGCCGGCCCAGCAGTTCCCGAACGATGAAAGCATGCAGAGCATGCCGGGCTTCGGTGAGCGGCTGAGCGATGCCGAAGTGGCGGAGCTGGTGAATTACCTGCGCGTGACCTGGGGAGGCTTGCCGGCGGATATCACCGCAGAGCAGGTGAAAGCGCTGCGCAAGTAA
- a CDS encoding (2Fe-2S)-binding protein — MSIKTQPISLTINEKQYGPIEVPEGLMMIDFLHEYLDLTGSRLGCGQGICHACVAIVDHPSGTSEEVRTCITGAHFFNGKKVRTVEGHAKVDEQGEVVELSPIQQAFLEHYSFQCGYCTPGFVNAATIFVEKLKREPIAREQLESAIEQALDSHICRCTGYVRYYEAVRDVVLKTPGLLKETAQ, encoded by the coding sequence ATGAGCATTAAAACCCAGCCGATCTCCCTGACCATCAACGAGAAGCAGTACGGCCCGATCGAGGTGCCGGAAGGCTTGATGATGATCGATTTCCTGCACGAGTACCTTGACCTGACCGGTTCGCGCCTAGGCTGCGGGCAGGGCATTTGCCACGCCTGCGTGGCGATCGTCGATCACCCGAGCGGCACCAGCGAAGAGGTGCGCACCTGCATCACCGGCGCGCATTTCTTCAACGGCAAGAAAGTGCGTACCGTCGAAGGCCACGCCAAGGTGGACGAGCAGGGCGAGGTGGTTGAACTGTCGCCGATCCAGCAGGCGTTTCTGGAGCACTACAGCTTCCAGTGCGGCTATTGCACGCCGGGTTTCGTCAATGCCGCCACCATTTTCGTGGAAAAGCTCAAGCGTGAACCTATCGCTCGCGAGCAGCTGGAAAGCGCCATCGAGCAGGCGCTGGACAGCCACATCTGCCGCTGTACCGGCTATGTGCGTTACTACGAAGCGGTGCGCGACGTGGTGCTGAAAACGCCGGGCCTGCTGAAGGAGACGGCGCAATGA
- a CDS encoding xanthine dehydrogenase family protein molybdopterin-binding subunit, which produces MSNFNPSRRRFIKSAVIAGVSVYLAPLYSRAYAALFEQKILQSPNWDPQTKRVRFRIDGRAKVMGQKVFARDIRAVDMPHWPQKQAHAFILRVTKANRLFEGVDLSLLGDDLQPDRLVTAEDLARDGLAFPAFYGDDMLLPSGKTPAYLGQAVAILIYHDFARFRFAKDKLKFREETIKYGAVTGPLERDPWGSFRYVRVGGDQPFDDDRFSSLKDTPIFPVSMKKHLPVWPEGREGGKLDQEGMRYAGLIADEMANPPADWLVMSRRYTTQSIDTSALEPDNANGWFDAETQTLHLVVPTQSPQEVADEMPRMLAKRNPPVKQLILHPCYTVGYGSKDHYNFPYYGAVAAMYGDGHPVRLANDRFEQFQTALKRHAFDMNYRIAVDRQTGVMQSFLGDMTADGGGRSNFTPSVVMVGATAAQSIYYFPKSDLSSVGLASRAIDAGSARGYGTLQSMAATEMMVDELAAELKIDPIEFRLRNVLKSGMKNTQGAIPAGAIRADEVLEKAAKHEMWLKRAERKAEFESRHPGKRYGVGFGCVQKDFGTGAETSFARVELSEDGRITLHHSGAEMGTGMSTSQSVLCAQWLGKPADEAHFSVTDWSVLPMVTSGDPYLMSQEEQDKLQTNPNWTPSYCSPSSASNSAYYFSHSTREAARLIFDRGLWPAAMALWQAGIGGGQAAPLVVRREDARWVEGGLTAAGMSVLSLELLAKTAYQMGGVTGAAVHVFNRWQWAEADFTLNGKSERLPIDGMALRNAGGEFKPLARGQVYYPPTQRNNAAVTYYSAVGTLAEVAVDIATGQVELLNHHSIMECGNLIVPELVSGQLQGGLAMGIGHALHEYLPLYEDGPGNGTWNFNRYHLPRASDVAVWKQSGDILPALSETDPPKGMAEVVMIPIVAALVNAIADATGHRFRDLPVRAENIREVLQ; this is translated from the coding sequence ATGAGCAATTTCAACCCGTCGCGGCGCCGCTTTATCAAAAGCGCCGTGATTGCGGGGGTGTCTGTGTATCTCGCGCCCCTGTACAGCCGCGCCTACGCCGCGCTGTTCGAGCAAAAAATCCTCCAGTCACCCAACTGGGATCCGCAGACCAAACGCGTCCGTTTCCGTATCGATGGCCGCGCCAAGGTCATGGGGCAGAAGGTGTTCGCGCGCGATATCCGCGCGGTGGACATGCCGCACTGGCCGCAGAAACAGGCGCACGCCTTCATTCTGCGCGTCACCAAAGCCAACCGGCTGTTCGAAGGGGTCGATCTGTCGCTATTGGGGGACGACCTGCAGCCGGATCGCCTGGTGACGGCGGAAGATCTGGCGCGCGACGGCCTGGCCTTCCCGGCGTTCTACGGTGACGACATGCTGCTGCCGAGCGGCAAAACCCCGGCCTACCTCGGCCAGGCGGTGGCGATCCTGATCTATCACGACTTCGCCCGTTTCCGCTTCGCCAAGGACAAGCTGAAATTCCGCGAAGAGACCATCAAATACGGCGCGGTCACCGGCCCGCTGGAGCGCGATCCCTGGGGCAGCTTCCGCTATGTGCGGGTGGGGGGCGATCAGCCGTTCGACGACGATCGCTTCTCCAGCCTGAAGGACACGCCAATCTTCCCGGTATCGATGAAAAAACATCTGCCGGTGTGGCCGGAAGGGCGCGAGGGCGGCAAGCTGGATCAGGAAGGCATGCGCTATGCGGGCCTGATCGCCGACGAGATGGCAAACCCGCCGGCCGATTGGCTGGTGATGTCACGCCGCTACACTACGCAGTCGATCGATACCTCGGCGCTGGAGCCGGACAACGCCAACGGCTGGTTCGACGCCGAGACGCAAACGCTGCATCTGGTGGTGCCGACCCAGTCGCCGCAGGAAGTGGCCGATGAGATGCCGCGCATGCTGGCCAAGCGCAATCCGCCGGTGAAACAGCTGATCCTGCACCCGTGCTACACCGTGGGCTACGGTTCGAAAGATCACTACAACTTCCCGTATTACGGCGCGGTGGCGGCGATGTACGGCGACGGCCACCCGGTGCGCCTGGCCAATGACCGCTTCGAGCAGTTCCAGACGGCGCTGAAGCGCCACGCGTTCGATATGAATTACCGCATCGCGGTGGATCGCCAGACCGGCGTTATGCAGTCGTTCCTCGGTGACATGACCGCGGACGGCGGCGGCCGCAGCAACTTTACCCCTTCGGTGGTGATGGTTGGCGCGACCGCCGCCCAGTCTATTTACTACTTCCCGAAAAGCGATCTGTCGTCGGTCGGGCTGGCCTCGCGCGCCATCGACGCCGGCTCGGCGCGCGGTTACGGCACGCTGCAGAGCATGGCCGCCACCGAGATGATGGTGGATGAGCTGGCCGCTGAACTGAAGATCGACCCGATCGAATTCCGCCTGCGCAACGTGTTGAAATCCGGCATGAAAAACACCCAGGGGGCGATCCCGGCCGGTGCGATCCGTGCCGATGAAGTGCTGGAGAAGGCGGCGAAGCATGAGATGTGGCTCAAGCGCGCCGAACGCAAGGCCGAGTTTGAGAGCCGTCATCCCGGCAAGCGCTATGGCGTTGGCTTCGGCTGCGTGCAGAAAGACTTCGGCACCGGGGCGGAAACCTCGTTCGCCCGGGTGGAGCTGAGCGAAGACGGCCGCATCACGCTGCATCACAGCGGCGCGGAGATGGGCACCGGCATGTCGACCTCGCAGTCGGTGCTGTGCGCACAGTGGCTGGGCAAACCGGCCGACGAAGCGCATTTCTCGGTCACCGACTGGTCGGTGCTGCCGATGGTCACCAGCGGCGATCCTTACCTGATGTCGCAAGAGGAGCAGGATAAGCTGCAAACCAACCCTAACTGGACGCCGAGCTACTGCTCGCCGTCCAGCGCCAGCAACTCGGCCTATTACTTCTCGCATAGCACCCGCGAAGCGGCGCGCCTGATCTTCGATCGCGGCCTGTGGCCGGCGGCGATGGCGCTGTGGCAGGCCGGCATCGGCGGCGGCCAGGCGGCGCCGCTGGTGGTGCGGCGTGAAGATGCGCGTTGGGTCGAGGGCGGCCTGACGGCGGCGGGCATGTCGGTGCTGAGCCTCGAGCTGCTGGCCAAGACGGCCTATCAGATGGGCGGCGTCACCGGCGCTGCGGTGCACGTTTTCAACCGCTGGCAGTGGGCGGAGGCCGATTTCACGCTGAACGGCAAAAGCGAACGCCTGCCGATCGACGGCATGGCGCTGCGCAACGCCGGCGGTGAATTCAAACCGCTGGCGCGCGGGCAGGTCTACTACCCGCCAACCCAGCGCAACAATGCGGCGGTGACCTACTACAGCGCCGTTGGCACGCTGGCGGAAGTGGCGGTGGATATCGCCACCGGCCAGGTGGAATTGTTGAATCACCATTCGATCATGGAGTGCGGCAACCTGATCGTGCCGGAACTGGTTTCCGGCCAGCTGCAGGGCGGGCTGGCGATGGGGATCGGCCATGCGCTGCACGAATATTTACCGCTGTACGAAGACGGCCCGGGCAACGGCACCTGGAACTTCAACCGTTACCACCTGCCGCGCGCCAGCGACGTGGCGGTGTGGAAACAGAGCGGCGACATCCTGCCGGCGCTGTCGGAAACCGATCCGCCGAAAGGCATGGCGGAGGTGGTGATGATCCCGATCGTGGCCGCGCTGGTCAACGCCATCGCCGACGCCACCGGCCACCGTTTCCGTGATTTGCCCGTTCGTGCAGAAAATATTCGTGAGGTATTACAATGA
- a CDS encoding NTP transferase domain-containing protein — protein sequence MTTGIVITAAGRGERFIQAGGQGNKLNAGFTDAAGERRSLFEHTLRQALASGLPVQVVTRPDNLPVLAACAANQVPVTLLDSSGLGDSIAAGVAATQHWQGWLIHLADMPFVGAEVFRQVADALRQHAIVRPCYAQQPGHPVGFSDLLRKPLCQLRGDNGARELLQGAAVHLLPLEHPGVVQDIDLPSQLPASE from the coding sequence ATGACCACGGGCATTGTCATTACCGCCGCCGGACGCGGGGAGCGCTTTATTCAGGCCGGCGGCCAGGGCAACAAATTGAACGCCGGATTTACCGACGCGGCGGGCGAGCGGCGATCGCTGTTCGAACACACCCTGCGCCAGGCATTGGCTTCCGGCCTGCCGGTACAGGTGGTGACCCGGCCGGATAATCTGCCGGTGCTGGCAGCCTGCGCCGCCAATCAGGTGCCGGTCACCCTGCTCGACAGTTCGGGCCTCGGCGACTCGATCGCCGCGGGCGTTGCGGCCACGCAGCACTGGCAGGGCTGGCTGATCCACCTGGCCGATATGCCGTTCGTCGGCGCCGAGGTTTTCCGGCAGGTGGCGGATGCCTTACGGCAGCACGCGATCGTGCGCCCCTGCTATGCGCAACAGCCCGGTCACCCGGTCGGCTTTTCCGACCTATTGCGCAAACCCCTTTGCCAACTGCGCGGCGATAATGGCGCGCGTGAACTGCTGCAAGGCGCGGCAGTGCACCTGCTGCCGCTTGAGCACCCCGGCGTCGTGCAGGATATTGATCTTCCATCGCAACTCCCGGCCAGCGAGTAA
- a CDS encoding XdhC family protein: MQHLDVTVVSQAISWLQQQPVWLCTVLSTYGSSPRSPGALMAATRDGRYSGSLSGGCVEEDFLRRVAAGEYQAASQVIRYGEGGMTPNVALPCGGVLDVLIEYLPAGEDSIAYLQRIAGALEGHHALIKRLTLPNACHSLEQSHFTSATQVERRLEQITLHIAAAPRLLIAGLSSVALYCADFAVALGFEVLVCENRPEVLDNFAAELKPGVTLLRQFPAKFIEEGGCHANTAVVALTHDPRMDDLTLMEAIHTPAFYIGAMGSLRNSARRRQRLQQIAEFTPQELERIHAPIGLPLGSKTPAEIALAVMAAIVQHKNRLPAADGINAAAPPAPDAAAPDAVPLSRSANS, from the coding sequence ATGCAACATCTTGATGTCACCGTGGTCAGCCAGGCGATAAGCTGGCTGCAGCAACAGCCGGTCTGGTTATGCACCGTGCTCAGTACCTACGGCTCTTCGCCGCGGTCGCCGGGCGCGCTGATGGCGGCGACCCGCGACGGCCGCTACAGCGGTTCGCTGTCGGGCGGCTGCGTGGAGGAGGATTTTTTGCGCCGCGTGGCCGCCGGGGAGTATCAGGCGGCCAGCCAGGTGATCCGTTACGGCGAAGGCGGCATGACGCCCAACGTGGCGCTGCCCTGCGGCGGCGTGCTGGACGTGCTGATCGAATACCTGCCGGCGGGTGAAGACAGCATCGCTTACCTGCAACGCATCGCCGGCGCGCTGGAAGGGCATCACGCGTTGATCAAACGCCTGACGCTGCCCAACGCCTGCCACAGCCTCGAGCAAAGCCACTTCACCAGCGCCACGCAGGTCGAACGCCGGCTCGAGCAGATCACCCTGCACATCGCGGCCGCGCCGCGCCTGCTGATCGCCGGGCTGTCCAGCGTGGCGCTGTACTGCGCCGATTTCGCCGTGGCGCTGGGGTTTGAGGTGCTGGTGTGCGAGAACCGCCCGGAGGTGCTGGATAACTTTGCCGCCGAGCTGAAACCGGGCGTGACGTTGCTGCGCCAGTTTCCGGCCAAATTTATTGAAGAAGGGGGATGCCACGCCAATACCGCCGTCGTGGCGCTGACCCACGATCCGCGCATGGACGACCTGACGCTGATGGAAGCGATCCACACCCCGGCGTTTTACATCGGGGCCATGGGCTCGCTCAGAAACAGCGCGCGGCGGCGCCAGCGTTTGCAGCAGATTGCCGAATTCACGCCGCAGGAGCTGGAACGCATCCATGCGCCGATCGGCCTGCCGCTGGGCAGCAAAACCCCGGCGGAGATCGCCCTGGCAGTGATGGCGGCGATCGTGCAGCACAAAAACCGGCTGCCGGCCGCCGACGGGATCAATGCAGCGGCACCACCGGCACCAGATGCTGCAGCTCCAGATGCAGTTCCTCTTTCCCGCTCAGCGAATAGCTGA
- a CDS encoding helix-turn-helix domain-containing protein yields the protein MGTQESHIKELLVWIEDNLTNPLSLDIVSAKSGYTKWYLQRMFKKQTGLSLASYIRARRLYLAAFALRFTQKSILDISVEYQFDNQQTFSRCFKKHFAESPSVYRHARKQDFSNLVRSLAASQPGDIQVERVSIARGQYAFHGKRYAYHLDIEKLDKSHLPQRSALRGQFYTLLGERPTQTYSFTQLVPDGERVRVDYTLGVTTEYPLREGVVLEPLPEIHGEFCRFRYSGKPVALNDHIIQIYTQVLPEMGLARGDGPDITVFSYSLSGKEELHLELQHLVPVVPLH from the coding sequence ATGGGTACGCAGGAAAGTCATATCAAGGAATTGCTGGTCTGGATTGAAGATAACCTGACCAATCCGCTGTCGTTGGACATCGTTTCCGCCAAGTCAGGCTATACGAAATGGTACCTGCAGCGCATGTTCAAGAAGCAGACCGGGTTGTCGTTAGCCTCGTACATCCGCGCTCGCCGCCTCTACCTCGCCGCTTTCGCCTTGCGTTTCACGCAGAAGAGCATTCTCGATATCTCGGTCGAATACCAATTCGATAACCAGCAGACGTTCTCGCGCTGTTTCAAGAAACACTTCGCCGAATCGCCCAGCGTGTATCGCCATGCCCGCAAGCAGGACTTCAGCAATCTGGTGCGTTCGCTGGCGGCCAGCCAGCCCGGCGATATTCAGGTTGAACGCGTCAGCATCGCCCGGGGGCAATACGCCTTTCACGGCAAGCGGTACGCTTATCACCTGGATATCGAGAAGCTGGACAAGTCGCACCTGCCACAGCGCAGCGCGCTGCGGGGGCAGTTCTACACCTTGTTGGGCGAGCGCCCGACGCAAACCTATTCGTTTACCCAGCTGGTGCCGGACGGCGAGCGGGTCAGGGTCGATTATACCCTGGGCGTGACGACGGAATACCCGCTGCGCGAAGGCGTGGTGCTGGAGCCGCTGCCGGAGATCCACGGCGAGTTTTGCCGTTTTCGCTATTCCGGCAAGCCGGTGGCGCTCAACGACCACATCATTCAGATCTACACGCAGGTGTTGCCCGAAATGGGGCTGGCCCGCGGTGACGGGCCGGACATTACGGTGTTCAGCTATTCGCTGAGCGGGAAAGAGGAACTGCATCTGGAGCTGCAGCATCTGGTGCCGGTGGTGCCGCTGCATTGA
- the fumA gene encoding class I fumarate hydratase FumA, translated as MSNKPFHYQDPFPLKKDDTEYYLLSRDHVSVSEFEGQEILKVAPEALTLLAQHAFHDASFMLRPAHQQQVADILDDPDASENDKYVALQFLRNSEIAAKGILPTCQDTGTAIIVGKKGQRVWTGGGDEAALSRGVYNTYIEENLRYSQNAALDMYKEVNTGSNLPAQIDLYSVDGEEYKFLCIAKGGGSANKTYLYQETKALLSPGKLKNYLVDKMRTLGTAACPPYHVAFVIGGTSAEATLKTVKLASTKYYDGLPTEGNEHGQAFRDLELEAELLQEAQNLGLGAQFGGKYFAHDIRVVRLPRHGASCPVGMGVSCSADRNIKGKINRDGIWLEKLEHNPGKFIPQELRQAGEGEAIKVDLNRPMAEILKQLSQYPVSTRLSLSGTIIVGRDIAHAKLKERLDRGEGLPQYVKDHPIYYAGPAKTPEGYASGSLGPTTAGRMDSYVDLLQSHGGSMIMLAKGNRSQQVTDACHKHGGFYLGSIGGPAAVLAQQSIKSLECVEYPELGMEAIWKIEVEDFPAFILVDDKGNDFFQKIQAGQCSSCLK; from the coding sequence ATGTCGAATAAACCGTTCCACTATCAAGATCCGTTCCCGCTGAAGAAAGACGATACCGAATACTACCTGCTGAGCCGCGACCACGTTTCCGTGAGCGAATTTGAAGGCCAGGAAATTCTGAAAGTTGCCCCTGAAGCGTTAACCCTGCTTGCCCAGCATGCGTTCCACGACGCCTCGTTCATGCTGCGCCCGGCGCACCAGCAGCAGGTGGCCGATATCCTCGACGATCCGGACGCCAGCGAAAACGACAAGTACGTTGCGCTGCAATTTCTGCGTAACTCAGAAATCGCCGCCAAGGGTATTTTACCGACCTGCCAGGACACCGGCACGGCGATCATCGTCGGCAAAAAGGGCCAGCGCGTCTGGACCGGCGGCGGCGATGAAGCGGCGTTGTCGCGCGGGGTGTACAACACCTACATCGAAGAGAACCTGCGCTATTCGCAGAACGCAGCGCTGGATATGTACAAAGAGGTTAACACCGGCAGCAACCTGCCGGCGCAGATCGATCTCTACAGCGTGGACGGCGAAGAGTACAAGTTCCTGTGCATCGCCAAGGGCGGCGGTTCCGCCAACAAAACCTATCTGTATCAGGAAACCAAGGCGCTGCTGTCGCCGGGCAAACTGAAAAACTACCTGGTCGACAAGATGCGCACGTTGGGCACCGCGGCTTGCCCGCCGTACCACGTGGCGTTCGTCATCGGCGGCACCTCGGCGGAAGCGACGCTGAAAACCGTCAAGCTGGCCTCGACCAAGTATTACGATGGCCTGCCGACCGAAGGCAACGAGCATGGCCAGGCGTTCCGCGATCTGGAACTCGAAGCGGAGCTGCTGCAAGAAGCGCAGAACCTGGGGCTGGGCGCGCAGTTCGGCGGCAAATACTTCGCGCACGATATCCGCGTGGTGCGCCTGCCGCGTCATGGCGCCTCCTGCCCGGTCGGCATGGGCGTCTCCTGCTCGGCGGACCGCAACATCAAAGGCAAGATCAACCGCGACGGCATCTGGCTGGAAAAACTGGAGCACAATCCGGGTAAATTCATTCCTCAGGAACTGCGTCAGGCCGGGGAAGGCGAGGCGATCAAAGTCGATCTCAACCGCCCGATGGCCGAGATCCTTAAACAGCTGTCGCAGTACCCGGTTTCCACCCGCCTGTCGCTGAGCGGCACCATCATCGTCGGCCGCGATATCGCGCACGCCAAGCTGAAAGAGCGTCTGGATCGCGGTGAAGGCCTGCCGCAGTACGTCAAGGATCACCCGATCTACTACGCCGGCCCGGCCAAAACGCCGGAGGGCTACGCGTCCGGTTCGTTGGGGCCAACCACCGCCGGGCGTATGGACTCTTACGTCGATCTGCTGCAATCCCACGGCGGCAGCATGATCATGCTGGCGAAAGGCAACCGCAGCCAGCAGGTGACGGATGCCTGCCACAAGCACGGCGGCTTCTACCTCGGCAGCATCGGCGGCCCGGCGGCGGTGCTGGCGCAGCAGAGCATCAAGAGCCTGGAGTGCGTGGAGTATCCTGAGCTGGGTATGGAAGCGATCTGGAAAATCGAAGTGGAGGATTTCCCGGCGTTTATCCTGGTGGATGACAAAGGCAATGACTTCTTCCAGAAGATCCAGGCCGGTCAGTGCTCCAGCTGCCTGAAATAA
- a CDS encoding SprT family zinc-dependent metalloprotease encodes MNKPRIPIALQQAVMRCLREKLQLARRHFAVEFPEPSIVYQQRGTSAGTAWLQSWEIRLNPVLLLENQQPFIDEVVPHELAHLLVFRQFGRVAPHGREWRWMMESVLLTPASRTHRFETASVQSKTFPYRCGCGQHQLTIRRHNRVLRGESEYRCRRCGEKLKFLASENL; translated from the coding sequence ATGAACAAACCAAGAATCCCCATCGCGCTGCAACAAGCGGTGATGCGCTGCCTGCGAGAAAAGCTGCAGTTGGCACGCCGGCATTTTGCCGTCGAGTTCCCCGAACCCAGCATCGTCTATCAGCAACGCGGCACCAGCGCGGGCACCGCCTGGCTGCAAAGCTGGGAAATCCGTCTGAACCCGGTGCTGCTGCTGGAAAACCAACAGCCGTTTATCGATGAAGTGGTGCCGCACGAGCTGGCGCACCTGCTGGTGTTTCGCCAATTCGGCCGGGTGGCGCCGCACGGCCGCGAATGGCGCTGGATGATGGAAAGCGTGCTGCTGACCCCCGCCAGCCGCACTCACCGTTTCGAAACCGCCTCGGTGCAAAGCAAAACCTTCCCCTACCGCTGCGGCTGCGGACAGCACCAGCTCACCATTCGCCGCCATAACCGCGTGCTGCGCGGCGAAAGCGAATACCGCTGCCGCCGGTGCGGCGAGAAACTGAAATTTCTTGCTAGCGAGAACCTTTAG
- the endA gene encoding deoxyribonuclease I — MLRRILFMAVFAAGAVQAHGINNFSQAKAAAAKINQDAPGSFYCGCRIDWQGKKGIPDLAGCGYQVRKNAQRAQRIEWEHVVPAWQFGHQLQCWQDGGRKNCNKDATYRQIETDLHNLQPAIGEVNGDRNNFMYSQWNGGEGQYGQCPMKVDFKNKQAEPPARARGAIARTYFYMRDRYQLRLSRQQTQLFEVWNRQYPVSQWECQREARIAKVQGNHNPYIQQACQQRKS, encoded by the coding sequence ATGCTTCGCAGAATTTTGTTTATGGCGGTTTTCGCCGCAGGCGCCGTACAGGCGCACGGCATCAATAATTTTTCTCAGGCCAAGGCGGCGGCGGCCAAGATTAACCAAGATGCGCCGGGCAGTTTTTACTGCGGCTGCCGCATCGACTGGCAAGGCAAGAAGGGCATCCCGGATCTCGCCGGCTGTGGCTATCAGGTGCGTAAAAACGCCCAACGCGCGCAGCGCATCGAGTGGGAACACGTGGTGCCGGCCTGGCAGTTCGGCCACCAGCTGCAGTGCTGGCAGGACGGCGGGCGCAAGAACTGCAACAAAGACGCCACCTATCGCCAGATAGAAACCGATCTGCACAACCTGCAGCCGGCGATCGGCGAAGTGAACGGCGACCGCAATAACTTCATGTACAGCCAATGGAACGGCGGTGAAGGCCAATACGGGCAATGCCCGATGAAGGTGGACTTCAAGAATAAACAGGCGGAGCCGCCCGCCCGCGCCCGCGGCGCCATTGCCCGCACCTACTTCTACATGCGCGATCGCTACCAGCTGCGGCTGTCACGCCAGCAAACTCAGCTGTTCGAGGTGTGGAACCGGCAATATCCGGTGAGCCAATGGGAATGTCAGCGTGAAGCACGTATCGCCAAGGTGCAGGGCAACCACAACCCCTATATTCAACAGGCTTGTCAGCAGCGGAAAAGCTAA
- the rsmE gene encoding 16S rRNA (uracil(1498)-N(3))-methyltransferase, with the protein MRIPRIYHPQPLTNRAEIALSEDAANHVGRVLRMSAGQALQLFDGSNQVFDAEIVRVDKKSVLVRLGDGRVDDIESPLNLHLGQVISRGEKMEFTIQKSIELGVNVITPLFSERCGVKLDGERLAKKIQQWQKIAIAACEQCGRNRIPEIREAMSLEAWCAEQDGSLKLNLHPRASHSINTLPQPVDHVRLLIGPEGGLSADEIAMTTNHGFTDILLGPRVLRTETTALTAITALQVRFGDLG; encoded by the coding sequence ATGCGCATACCCCGCATTTACCATCCGCAGCCGTTGACCAATCGGGCGGAGATCGCCCTGAGCGAGGACGCCGCCAACCACGTCGGCCGCGTGCTGCGCATGAGCGCCGGCCAGGCGCTGCAGCTGTTCGACGGCAGCAACCAGGTGTTCGACGCCGAGATAGTTCGGGTGGACAAAAAGAGCGTGCTGGTGCGCCTCGGCGACGGCCGCGTGGATGACATCGAATCGCCGCTCAACCTGCATCTGGGCCAGGTGATCTCGCGCGGCGAGAAGATGGAGTTCACCATTCAGAAGTCCATCGAGCTGGGCGTCAACGTCATTACCCCGCTGTTTTCCGAGCGCTGCGGCGTCAAACTGGACGGCGAGCGTCTGGCGAAGAAAATCCAGCAATGGCAAAAGATCGCCATCGCCGCCTGCGAACAGTGCGGCCGTAACCGCATTCCCGAAATCCGCGAGGCGATGTCGCTGGAAGCCTGGTGCGCCGAGCAGGACGGCAGCCTGAAGCTCAACCTGCATCCGCGCGCCAGCCACAGCATCAACACGCTGCCGCAGCCGGTAGACCACGTCCGCCTGCTGATCGGCCCGGAAGGCGGTTTGTCCGCCGACGAAATCGCCATGACCACCAATCACGGATTTACTGATATTCTGCTGGGGCCACGCGTGCTGCGTACCGAAACCACAGCGCTCACCGCCATTACCGCTCTGCAGGTCCGCTTCGGCGACCTGGGTTAA